In one window of Miscanthus floridulus cultivar M001 chromosome 12, ASM1932011v1, whole genome shotgun sequence DNA:
- the LOC136498191 gene encoding ribonuclease TUDOR 2-like, whose product MAASAVASSGWKRGKVKAVPSGDTLLIMDSVPGDAVPPEKSLTLSGIIATRLARRYGTDEPFAWESREFLRKLCIGKDVLFKVDSTAPGREYGTIYLGDKNIAYLVVANGFAKVKEQGRRKGDNNPYTTELLRLEEKAKDQGLGCWSKEHGIIEASTRILPSSTNPSEVKGFFDQMKGKALEAIVEQVRDGSTIRVYLLPSFHFVQVYIAGVQAPSMGRRAFIPSMASQAGATGDVDVNSTITAQVPMAAEQKLVPSSSTYSEIPPDRFGREAKHFTETRVLNREVRIILRGTDSFDNMFASVYYCDGNTDKDLALELIENGFAKYMEWSANMLGAETKKKLKNADIQAKKEQLRIWTGFRPPATNTRPIHNQKFTGKVIEVVNGYCVIVADDIAPCGSPLAERRVNLSSIRAPKLVHPSGESETIEHFARAAKEFLRTRLIGKQVHVSMEYSRRINIANGQVVTDKTNQVGTRVLDYGSVFLPSLVDGTGSPSPNSSSYPLGANVAVLLLSRGFADITRHRDYEERSHHYDALLGAYSHAEKAKKGYHSKKDYPVTHMNDLTTVPAKKAREFFHLLQRNKKHSAVVDYIFSGHRFKLTIPHETSTIAFSFSCVRCPGKNEPYSDDAISLMRRRILQRDVEIEIEAVDKNGTFLGSLWESKTNMASVLLQVGLARLSSFGLDRNPYAQNLIEAEKNAKQKKLKVWENYNELEDIRQGSMTEQNGKETFNVIVTEVLGGGKFYAHIVGDRRVDNIQQQLASLKFNEISETSKDTSDTLENQDQTINTQPDTLEVKVKPHNHVVHPLPVRWSSLFKDHLNTMKGEVQSAEKSNTSKVKDPSNDIPFNPTKGDVVLAQFSLDNSWNRAMIVSEHQDPTEREFEVFYIDYGNQEIVTYSHLRPAPAKFSISVIPPLAKLCSLAFVVVPDITDDLGEKAAAYLRMLLLDNEGEFKATVEERGSVGAKLEGQGTGEVLIVSMYDEDAECSISAAMLENGLAQLDRKRWNSSWERRATMKYLGEFQEHAKKKHRGIWRLQAVVGAPDKSVEEDKMLEDINDNEGLLAPARASIASTTPPEA is encoded by the exons ATGGCTGCTTCAGCCGTGGCATCCTCAGGCTGGAAGAGGGGGAAGGTCAAGGCTGTGCCTTCTGGTGACACCCTGTTAATAATGGACAGTGTACCAGGGGATGCAGTCCCACCTGAGAAGTCACTCACCTTGTCGGGCATCATCGCTACAAGGCTG GCACGTCGCTATGGAACAGACGAGCCATTTGCTTGGGAAAGTAGGGAGTTTTTGAGGAAACTCTGCATCGGAAAG GATGTTTTGTTTAAAGTGGACTCTACTGCTCCAGGCCGTGAGTATGGAACAATTTATCTTGGTGACAAAAACATTGCATACCTTGTAGTTGCCAACGGGTTTGCCAAG GTAAAAGAGCAAGGTCGTCGTAAGGGTGACAACAATCCATATACGACAGAATTGCTAAGATTGGAGGAAAAGGCTAAAGATCAAGGTTTAGGTTGTTGGAGTAAG GAACATGGCATCATAGAGGCTTCAACTAGAATTCTGCCATCATCGACCAACCCTTCTgaagtaaagggtttttttgatCAAATGAAAGGGAAGGCCTTGGAGGCTATTGTCGAGCAAGTCCGTGATGGTAGCACCATCCGAGTTTACTTGCTTCCTAGTTTTCATTTCGTTCAGGTTTATATTGCTGGAGTTCAG GCTCCATCTATGGGAAGACGAGCATTCATTCCAAGTATGGCTTCTCAAGCTGGAGCTACTGGAGATGTTGATGTGAACAGTACAATAACAGCTCAAGTACCTATGGCAGCAGAACAGAAGCTCGTACCATCATCATCTACTTATTCTGAAATTCCACCAGATAGGTTCGGTAGAGAGGCCAAACACTTCACCGAGACAAGAGTTCTGAACAGAGAA GTACGGATTATATTGAGGGGCACAGACAGTTTTGATAACATGTTTGCTTCAGTGTATTATTGTGATGGAAATACTGATAAGGACTTAGCACTTGAGCTTATAGAAAAT GGGTTTGCAAAGTATATGGAATGGAGTGCGAACATGCTTGGggctgaaacaaaaaaaaagctaAAGAATGCAGATATTCAGGCTAAGAAGGAACAGCTAAGGATATGGACTGGATTTCGGCCACCTGCTACAAATACAAGACCCATACACAACCAGAAATTCACGGGAAAA GTCATAGAGGTGGTGAATGGGTACTGTGTAATTGTTGCTGATGATATTGCGCCTTGTGGAAGTCCTTTGGCAGAACGCCGAGTAAATCTTTCTAGCATAAGAGCTCCTAAGTTGGTTCATCCTTCTGGAGAGAGTGAAACTATTGAACATTTTGCTCGTGCAGCCAAGGAATTCTTGCGCACACGACTAATTGGTAAACAG GTTCATGTCTCAATGGAGTATTCTAGGAGAATCAACATTGCAAATGGACAAGTTGTCACTGACAAAACCAACCAAGTTGGCACCAGAGTTTTAGATTATGGATCCGTCTTCCTACCCTCGCTGGTTGATGGAACTGGTTCTCCTTCCCCTAATAGCTCTAGCTACCCGCTTGGAGCCAATGTGGCTGTGCTCCTGCTCTCGCGAGGATTTGCTGATATCACACGACATCGGGACTACGAGGAGAGGTCACACCACTATGATGCACTCCTGGGGGCCTATTCACATGCTGAAAAAGCAAAGAAAGGATATCACTCCAAAAAGGATTATCCTGTGACTCACATGAATGATTTGACAACA GTTCCTGCAAAGAAGGCGAGAGAGTTTTTCCATTTGTTGCAGCGAAACAAAAAGCATTCTGCTGTTGTTGACTACATTTTTAGTGGCCACCGCTTCAAACTAACAATACCTCATGAGACAAGCACCATTGCCTTTTCATTCTCTTGTGTCCGGTGCCCTGGTAAAAACGAACCCTACTCAGATGATGCCATTAGCTTGATGAGAAGAAGGATACTCCAACGTGATGTGGAG ATTGAGATTGAAGCAGTGGACAAGAATGGAACATTCTTAGGTTCCTTATGGGAGTCCAAGACCAATATGGCTTCTGTTCTTCTTCAAGTTGGCCTAGCCAGACTTAGTTCATTTGGACTCGACAGGAATCCATATGCTCAAAATCTCATCGAGGCAGAAAAAAACGCAAAGCAGAAGAAACTGAAG GTGTGGGAGAATTACAATGAACTAGAAGACATTCGCCAAGGATCCATGACTGAACAAAATGGAAAAGAGACTTTCAAT GTTATTGTAACTGAAGTCCTTGGTGGTGGAAAGTTCTATGCCCATATAGTTGGTGACCGTCGCGTGGACAACATCCAACAACAGCTTGCATCTCTGAAATTCAATGAAATATCAGAAACTTCTAAAGATACCTCTGATACGTTGGAAAATCAAGATCAAACAATAAATACTCAACCGGATACTTTGGAAGTTAAAGTAAAGCCACATAATCATGTGGTTCATCCTCTTCCTGTTAGATGGTCTAGTTTGTTTAAAGATCACCTAAATACTATGAAAGGTGAAGTTCAATCTGCTGAAAAGTCAAACACTTCTAAAGTTAAAGATCCATCAAATGATATTCCATTTAATCCAACAAAGGGAGATGTGGTTTTAGCCCAGTTCAGCCTCGACAATTCTTGGAACAGAGCCATG ATTGTGAGTGAACATCAGGATCCCACAGAGAGGGAGTTCGAGGTGTTTTATATTGATTATGGAAACCAAGAGATAGTTACTTACAGCCACTTGAGACCTGCGCCTGCGAAATTTTCTATTTCCGTGATTCCTCCACTAGCCAAGCTGTGCAGTCTTGCATTCGTTGTAGTTCCTGACATAACGGATGACCTTGGTGAAAAAGCTGCAGCGTATCTAAGAATGCTCTTGCTTGATAATGAGGGAGAGTTCAAGGCAACAGTCGAAGAGCGTGGCAGTGTGGGAGCGAAGCTAGAAGGACAAGGAACTGGAGAAGTACTTATTGTGAGCATGTATGATGAAGATGCTGAATGCAGCATCAGTGCTGCAATGCTAGAG AATGGCTTGGCTCAGCTCGACAGGAAGAGGTGGAACTCATCATGGGAGAGGAGGGCTACCATGAAATACCTGGGGGAGTTCCAAGAACATGCAAAGAAGAAGCATCGTGGCATTTGGCGGCTTCAGGCTGTGGTGGGTGCGCCTGATAAATCTGTGGAAGAAGACAAGATGCTCGAGGACATCAATGACAATGAAGGCCTACTAGCGCCAGCTCGAGCTAGCATCGCTTCCACTACACCCCCCGAAGCCTAG